One Engystomops pustulosus chromosome 11, aEngPut4.maternal, whole genome shotgun sequence DNA window includes the following coding sequences:
- the LOC140106181 gene encoding uncharacterized protein: MHSVGGHRAAGGCQPSSAALSSSMGVQGEDQSVVRGVSSVLFPLQARGGAETAILETLRQALGTAQPGQAPGMAVSAGVLAESSAAGVAPVPSPVAVGISASPGAAAVGQQSLPGSGMVAGASSSSGAAGVFSAAQSAGKIQGTGAGGGEGAEVVPGRGLGVGNLKILYWIQRSLAPSTWSAYQKVWKEWFLFQDDWCAGGLPWVRGEAVICYISELLEKGVSRAGVQKSLAALSFLFKLCGGVDDTQSFIVRQAVKGYVKQGGPPDGRRPVSFNLLHELLGMLPAVCVSEYERVLFCVVFSWAFFGAFRVGELVSPRKSSPGGIQVRHVVMGMDEVRITLVGSKTDKLGKGFLVSLRRLEGQLVCPVAKYEAFVRVRGGAAGSLFIHADGSPLTRYQFVAVFRACIRRLGLREGEYCSHSFRIGAATEAARWGMSENEVKRIGRWESRRFRSYVRMHRVER, translated from the exons ATGCATAGTGTGGGCGGGCATAGGGCTGCTGGGGGGTGTCAGCCGAGTTCGGCGGCACTCAGCAGCAGTATGGGGGTTCAGGGGGAGGACCAGTCTGTGGTGCGTGGTGTCTCCTCTGTTCTTTTTCCGTTACAGGCTCGCGGCGGCGCTGAGACGGCTATCTTGGAGACGTTGCGGCAGGCTTTAGGCACGGCCCAGCCAGGACAGGCTCCGGGGATGGCGGTCTCGGCAGGTGTTCTGGCGGAGTCCAGCGCGGCAGGAGTCGCACCGGTGCCATCGCCTGTGGCGGTGGGGATATCGGCCTCGCCAGGAGCTGCGGCAGTTGGACAACAGTCTCTGCCAGGATCCGGGATGGTCGCAGGAGCTTCCAGCTCCTCAGGAGCAGCAGGTGTCTTCAGCGCTGCTCAATCAG CTGGAAAAATTCAGGGAACTGGTGCCGGGGGCGGCGAAGGAGCCGAAGTTGTGCCCGGACGCGGTTTGGGAGTTGGTAATTTAAAGATTTTGTATTGGATTCAGAGATCGTTGGCGCCGTCCACATGGTCGGCATATCAGAAGGTATGGAAGGAGTGGTTTCTTTTTCAGGATGACTGGTGTGCTGGAGGGTTGCCTTGGGTCAGAGGGGAGGCAGTGATTTGTTACATTTCAGAGTTGTTAGAGAAGGGAGTGTCCAGGGCTGGGGTTCAGAAGTCATTGGCTGCTCTATCATTTCTGTTTAAACTTTGTGGAGGGGTGGATGATACGCAGTCATTCATTGTCAGGCAGGCGGTTAAAGGGTACGTCAAGCAGGGTGGTCCCCCTGATGGCAGGAGGCCGGTGTCATTTAACTTATTGCACGAACTGTTGGGGATGTTGCCGGCGGTGTGTGTGTCTGAATATGAGCGGGTTTTGTTTTGCGTGGTTTTTTCTTGGGCATTTTTTGGGGCTTTTCGGGTGGGGGAGTTGGTTAGTCCCAGAAAAAGTTCCCCGGGAGGGATACAGGTGCGCCATGTAGTAATGGGGATGGATGAGGTGCGGATTACTTTGGTGGGGTCAAAGACTGATAAGTTGGGTAAGGGTTTTCTGGTTTCATTGCGCAGATTGGAGGGTCAGTTGGTGTGCCCGGTGGCGAAATATGAGGCTTTTGTGCGGGTGCGTGGGGGAGCGGCCGGCTCCTTGTTTATTCATGCTGATGGGTCACCATTGACTAGATATCAGTTTGTAGCGGTATTTCGGGCATGCATAAGGAGGTTGGGGTTAAGAGAAGGGGAATATTGTTCACATTCCTTCCGTATAGGCGCAGCTACGGAGGCGGCTAGATGGGGTATGTCGGAAAACGAAGTAAAGCGCATTGGCAGGTGGGAGTCGCGGCGCTTCCGGTCATATGTGCGTATGCATAGAGTGGAGCGTTAA